The following are encoded in a window of Methanorbis rubei genomic DNA:
- a CDS encoding PEGA domain-containing protein, which produces MKYTKILFVLLAAVLFAACLCAPAAAWHTNTDAKVSPTGVLMPGDTVTTEVSLTFLRGNPTDHSLYLTTDLSNAQWKCEIFHAGGTPLTTLAHSGKYYSINGFSLSYRSHEIITTITLTGTVPQSTIGSELVLLSAEESTANDIVISSYEKKAVIGSSAATATPTATATATTTTTATATQTTTATTTATPVATATPKPTPSTATVIISSNPSGSDIFIDNNYKGFTPTTQTDVSPGMHTILLKKDGYLDDTQTMRFDAGVTYDMSFTLAPEPKASEVVIDLVKEYPTASLVVVLIFVVGVFILMLLVRRR; this is translated from the coding sequence ATGAAATATACAAAAATCCTCTTCGTTCTCCTTGCAGCAGTTCTCTTTGCCGCATGTCTTTGCGCGCCGGCAGCTGCCTGGCATACCAATACCGATGCAAAAGTATCTCCCACAGGTGTTCTGATGCCGGGAGATACTGTGACTACCGAAGTTTCCCTCACCTTTTTGCGGGGAAACCCTACGGATCACAGCCTGTATCTGACCACCGACCTCTCTAACGCCCAGTGGAAATGTGAAATATTCCATGCAGGAGGAACACCTCTTACCACACTCGCGCACTCCGGGAAATACTACTCGATAAACGGATTCAGCTTGTCCTATAGGTCACATGAAATCATTACGACCATCACGCTGACCGGAACAGTTCCCCAAAGCACGATCGGCAGTGAACTCGTCCTCCTCAGTGCCGAAGAAAGTACTGCCAACGACATTGTCATCTCTTCGTATGAAAAGAAGGCGGTGATCGGATCATCAGCAGCTACGGCAACACCGACAGCGACCGCCACAGCAACTACAACCACAACGGCAACCGCTACCCAGACTACAACCGCAACGACCACAGCGACGCCAGTTGCGACCGCAACACCAAAACCAACTCCGTCAACTGCGACAGTTATCATCTCCTCAAACCCGTCAGGCTCTGACATATTCATCGACAACAACTACAAAGGATTCACGCCGACCACACAGACAGATGTCAGCCCCGGAATGCACACGATTCTTCTGAAGAAGGACGGCTATCTGGATGATACTCAGACGATGAGATTTGATGCAGGCGTCACGTACGACATGAGCTTCACTCTCGCGCCCGAACCAAAAGCATCCGAGGTGGTGATCGATCTCGTCAAAGAGTATCCGACCGCTTCGCTTGTCGTGGTGCTGATCTTTGTAGTCGGTGTTTTCATTCTGATGCTGCTTGTTAGAAGACGATGA
- a CDS encoding NADH-quinone oxidoreductase subunit B family protein gives MKMTTSLNRSLWVFHFNSGSCNGCDIEIVATLTPRYDPERFGVKLVGSPRHADVLLVTGPVTNQMADRLRLVYAQMPGPKLVMVVGTCGQSGGVFSTSYNLAGPIDQIIPVDVYVPGCAPRPEAIIQGVVTAIAKLERLQGDGEA, from the coding sequence ATGAAGATGACAACTTCACTGAACCGGTCGCTGTGGGTCTTCCACTTCAACAGCGGGTCCTGTAACGGTTGCGACATTGAAATTGTCGCAACCCTTACGCCCCGTTATGATCCTGAACGCTTCGGCGTAAAACTGGTCGGCTCTCCGCGTCACGCAGACGTGTTACTGGTAACTGGTCCTGTCACCAATCAGATGGCGGACCGTCTGCGGCTTGTGTATGCTCAGATGCCCGGCCCGAAACTGGTGATGGTTGTTGGAACCTGCGGTCAGTCCGGCGGTGTGTTCAGCACCTCCTACAACCTTGCAGGCCCGATCGACCAGATCATTCCGGTCGACGTCTATGTTCCCGGATGCGCCCCGCGTCCGGAAGCAATCATTCAGGGCGTGGTGACTGCAATTGCAAAACTTGAACGATTACAGGGAGACGGTGAGGCATGA
- a CDS encoding proton-conducting transporter membrane subunit, translating into MNADVLLANLPALLIAIPLFGAFLTPVIGRFLPSIRDAWVILASFVSSVVAILLAAQVYAKGTIVYVFGAAPGVGTIPADSGGIPIRILFAIDGFGALMLISAAIVSFAVILYLTLSQSKRSYRSEFYALYLLLTAGIFGMVSTGDMFNFFVFLEINSLAASALIAYHRNGGLAAEGALKYLIVNTVGALMILFAIGLLYAQYNSLNMAVIASQISLTSLNILALVLFIAGLATKAGAVPFHFATPDAYSVAPSGITALMIVASQAGLYGMFRILFSVYGHVFTSETIGWVIIILGVLSMFIGVTMAIPQKDIKRLLSYHAVSQTGYMLLGVGVALAVLGDIALTDAFGRMAMEGGLFHIINHAMYKGLLFLAVGAVIYRTGVWNLNEMGGLGHKMKWTMIFFLIGALAIAGIPPFNGFASKLMIYESTFAFNPALAVIAMVVSILTLASFMKVFHSVFMGPQLPEYEKVREVPKRMLAGMAILAFFVVAFGLVPDLVVNTLVAPAADALLNQGQYIASVLGGGL; encoded by the coding sequence ATGAACGCTGACGTTCTTCTTGCGAACCTTCCGGCACTGCTGATTGCGATTCCCTTGTTTGGCGCATTCTTAACGCCGGTCATCGGCAGATTCCTGCCAAGCATCCGTGACGCATGGGTGATTCTCGCATCCTTTGTCTCGTCAGTCGTTGCGATTCTTCTCGCAGCACAGGTGTATGCCAAAGGCACAATCGTCTACGTGTTTGGTGCTGCTCCCGGCGTCGGCACGATTCCTGCCGACTCAGGAGGAATTCCGATCCGCATTCTGTTTGCGATCGACGGATTCGGCGCATTAATGCTGATATCTGCTGCAATCGTTTCGTTTGCAGTGATTCTCTACCTCACCCTTTCGCAGAGCAAGAGAAGTTATCGTTCAGAGTTCTATGCCCTCTACCTCCTGCTTACCGCAGGTATCTTTGGCATGGTCTCAACCGGCGACATGTTCAACTTCTTCGTGTTCCTTGAGATCAACTCTCTTGCCGCGTCCGCCTTGATTGCGTACCACCGCAACGGCGGACTTGCCGCAGAAGGGGCACTGAAGTATTTGATCGTCAACACGGTTGGCGCACTGATGATTCTCTTTGCAATCGGCCTGCTGTACGCCCAGTACAACTCACTGAACATGGCGGTGATTGCATCACAGATATCGCTGACATCCTTAAACATTCTGGCACTCGTCCTCTTCATTGCAGGACTCGCCACCAAAGCAGGAGCAGTACCGTTCCACTTTGCAACGCCCGACGCCTACTCGGTTGCACCGTCCGGCATCACTGCACTCATGATCGTCGCAAGTCAGGCAGGACTGTATGGAATGTTTCGTATTCTCTTCTCGGTGTACGGACACGTGTTCACCTCAGAAACCATCGGCTGGGTCATCATCATCCTTGGTGTTCTCTCGATGTTTATCGGTGTCACGATGGCAATTCCGCAGAAAGACATCAAACGCCTGCTCTCGTATCACGCAGTATCCCAGACCGGATACATGCTGCTTGGAGTCGGCGTTGCTCTCGCTGTTCTCGGCGACATCGCCCTCACCGACGCGTTCGGCAGAATGGCAATGGAAGGAGGTCTCTTCCATATCATCAACCATGCAATGTACAAAGGACTGCTGTTCCTTGCGGTCGGCGCAGTAATTTACCGTACCGGTGTGTGGAATCTCAACGAGATGGGAGGACTCGGCCACAAAATGAAGTGGACGATGATCTTCTTCTTAATCGGTGCCCTTGCGATCGCAGGCATTCCGCCGTTCAACGGTTTTGCCTCAAAGCTGATGATCTATGAATCAACGTTCGCGTTCAATCCGGCGCTCGCCGTAATCGCCATGGTCGTAAGTATCCTGACGCTTGCCTCGTTCATGAAGGTCTTCCATTCAGTATTCATGGGCCCGCAGCTGCCCGAGTATGAAAAAGTCCGCGAGGTTCCAAAGAGAATGCTTGCCGGCATGGCAATTCTCGCATTCTTTGTGGTCGCGTTCGGTCTTGTGCCTGACCTCGTCGTCAACACTCTGGTCGCTCCGGCAGCTGATGCCCTGCTCAATCAGGGTCAGTATATTGCATCCGTTCTCGGAGGTGGATTATGA
- a CDS encoding hydrogenase subunit MbhD domain-containing protein: MIELFPASYVILHILFLAAMILCAVAVFFLKDLIAAAIAFAAFSFLLALEFFILQAPDVAIAEAAIGAGISTAILIIAIRGTTREESE; encoded by the coding sequence ATGATCGAACTCTTCCCTGCAAGCTACGTCATCTTACACATTCTCTTCCTTGCAGCAATGATTCTCTGTGCGGTTGCCGTCTTCTTCCTCAAAGACCTCATCGCAGCAGCAATCGCATTTGCAGCATTCAGTTTCCTTCTGGCTCTGGAGTTCTTCATCCTGCAGGCACCTGATGTTGCAATCGCAGAAGCTGCCATTGGTGCAGGAATCTCGACTGCAATTCTCATCATCGCCATCCGTGGAACAACCCGTGAGGAGAGTGAATAA
- a CDS encoding cation:proton antiporter → MIDIDIFMIAAIIFVLLIFACGVRMWLGPTNADRMLALDVINALVVIIMIILSIRFAQPGFIDVAIIYALLSFVGTLYVAKLIRGDLE, encoded by the coding sequence ATGATCGACATTGACATCTTCATGATAGCAGCTATCATCTTCGTCCTCCTCATCTTCGCATGCGGAGTCCGGATGTGGCTCGGCCCGACCAACGCGGATCGGATGCTTGCCCTCGACGTCATCAACGCACTCGTTGTCATCATCATGATCATCCTCTCGATCCGGTTCGCCCAGCCCGGCTTCATCGACGTTGCAATCATCTATGCCCTGCTGTCCTTTGTTGGAACACTCTATGTCGCAAAACTCATCAGAGGTGACCTCGAATGA
- a CDS encoding nickel-dependent hydrogenase large subunit, which translates to MAKKAPYIVPVGPIHPALKEPVHIELTVVGEEVISADFTPGQTHRGIEWMGLSRNPVQIVHLTDRICGICGVTHSLAFARAVEQIADITVPERADYVRTIIAEFERIQSHLLWAGVAAHELGFDTLFYLAWRVREEAMDAIELITGNRVNYDIIQIGGVRRDITEDQHEQILRCLNNYKDLFGKLKTLFLEDAVISSRCKGTGLLSFEKAMAYSTVGPTARASGCTADLRVDYPYAAYGDLDLKPILPTAYGSEVNGDTYDRIVVRIFEIAQSIEIIEQCLANMPAGPVLWEEKVAKILATCKKAEGEAVGRHEAPRGECLHYVAMDRSDAPIAWKVKASSYSNLHVWPLILKGAQLADIPIIVASVDPCLSCTDRVAVTDADASRTKIFTKEELTRLSYEKTRRMKQ; encoded by the coding sequence ATGGCAAAGAAAGCACCCTACATCGTACCGGTCGGCCCGATTCATCCGGCGTTAAAAGAGCCGGTTCATATCGAGCTGACGGTTGTCGGTGAAGAGGTAATCTCTGCTGATTTCACTCCCGGCCAGACGCATCGCGGTATTGAGTGGATGGGTCTGTCCAGAAATCCTGTACAGATTGTTCACTTAACCGACCGCATCTGCGGTATCTGCGGCGTGACCCACTCGCTCGCATTCGCACGGGCAGTCGAACAGATCGCAGACATCACTGTCCCCGAACGGGCAGATTATGTCCGAACGATCATCGCAGAGTTTGAACGCATTCAGTCCCACCTGCTCTGGGCAGGAGTTGCGGCGCATGAACTTGGATTTGACACGCTGTTCTATCTTGCGTGGCGTGTCCGCGAAGAGGCGATGGATGCAATCGAACTCATCACCGGCAACCGCGTGAACTATGACATCATCCAGATCGGAGGAGTTCGTCGTGACATCACCGAGGATCAGCATGAACAGATCCTTCGCTGTCTCAACAACTACAAGGATCTCTTCGGCAAACTCAAGACCCTGTTCCTCGAAGATGCGGTGATCAGTTCCCGCTGTAAAGGAACCGGACTTCTTTCGTTTGAAAAAGCCATGGCCTACTCAACGGTCGGTCCGACCGCAAGAGCCTCGGGTTGCACGGCTGACCTTCGTGTGGATTATCCGTACGCAGCTTACGGAGATCTGGATCTCAAACCGATCCTTCCCACTGCTTACGGCAGCGAAGTGAACGGCGATACCTATGACAGAATCGTTGTCCGCATCTTTGAGATTGCTCAGTCGATTGAAATCATTGAACAGTGTCTTGCCAATATGCCGGCGGGCCCGGTCCTCTGGGAAGAAAAAGTTGCCAAAATTCTTGCCACATGCAAGAAGGCCGAAGGCGAAGCCGTCGGCCGTCATGAAGCTCCCCGCGGCGAATGTCTGCATTATGTTGCAATGGACAGATCAGATGCTCCGATCGCATGGAAAGTGAAGGCTTCGTCCTACAGCAACCTGCATGTCTGGCCGCTGATCCTGAAAGGTGCCCAGCTCGCAGACATTCCAATCATCGTTGCCTCGGTTGATCCCTGTCTCTCCTGCACTGACCGCGTGGCAGTCACGGACGCTGACGCATCCAGAACAAAAATTTTCACCAAAGAGGAGCTGACCCGTTTGTCGTATGAGAAGACGCGGAGGATGAAACAATGA
- the mnhG gene encoding monovalent cation/H(+) antiporter subunit G: MIDELIILFVVISVIFSVLGVIGLFRFPDFYTRIHAAGLVGSFGLLFAGLGVLLYAYTLYAAGDDAWFNYGAHVLLALIIVVVTAATSTHAIARSAYRSGNTPKLLQIDALKKDESKLNAQKEARK; encoded by the coding sequence ATGATTGACGAACTCATCATCCTCTTCGTCGTAATATCCGTAATCTTCAGTGTACTTGGCGTCATCGGACTCTTCCGGTTCCCCGACTTCTACACAAGAATACATGCTGCTGGCCTTGTCGGAAGCTTCGGCCTCCTCTTCGCAGGACTTGGCGTACTTCTCTACGCATACACCTTGTATGCCGCAGGAGACGACGCATGGTTCAACTACGGAGCACACGTACTGCTTGCTTTAATCATCGTTGTTGTCACCGCAGCAACCTCGACTCATGCAATCGCCCGCAGTGCATACCGCTCGGGCAACACCCCGAAACTCCTTCAGATTGACGCACTCAAGAAAGACGAGTCCAAACTCAACGCACAAAAGGAGGCACGCAAATGA
- a CDS encoding protoporphyrinogen/coproporphyrinogen oxidase, with protein MKWAILGGGLTGVTLARLLAERGDDVTVLEKETKIGGLCQSETRNGFTFDSGGSHIIFSKDTEVLGFMQDVLEDNRDTRNRNTKIYYKHQYIKYPFENGLADLPKEDLYFCISEYIKNLIANEKGEIPVPENFRDWIYANFGKGIAECYLVPYNEKIWNYPTEKMSKHWMDGRVPRPPVDDIIKSAIGIETEGYTHQAVFSYPIDGGIESLVTAIAAPIKNNIITNFEATTVKKTANGWEISNGKQTITADRFISTVPLQILLPMLEGVPDNVRTACDALRYNSIACISVGFKGTAPDISWMYVPEDEWGMFNRLSFPSNFSHHVAPEGCAAVLAEITYNEGDDISKMTDAELVSHTVDGLVRMGIVPNKADVVHAAVDHFKFAYVVYDLDYLQNIKIVRNYLEGTAGVDLVGRFSQFEYLNMDGCIRSVLDFVKRQ; from the coding sequence GTGAAGTGGGCAATTCTCGGCGGAGGCTTAACCGGTGTCACCCTCGCCCGTCTCCTTGCGGAACGCGGCGATGACGTAACCGTTCTTGAAAAAGAAACAAAGATTGGCGGACTCTGCCAATCAGAAACACGCAACGGATTTACCTTTGATTCCGGCGGATCACATATCATATTCTCCAAGGACACCGAAGTCCTTGGATTCATGCAGGATGTCCTCGAAGACAACCGGGACACCCGCAACCGAAATACCAAAATCTATTACAAACACCAGTACATCAAATACCCGTTTGAAAACGGCCTTGCCGACCTGCCCAAAGAAGACCTCTACTTCTGCATCAGCGAGTACATCAAAAATCTCATCGCGAATGAGAAGGGAGAAATCCCGGTCCCGGAAAACTTCCGCGACTGGATCTATGCAAACTTCGGCAAAGGAATCGCCGAGTGTTACCTTGTTCCCTACAATGAAAAGATCTGGAACTACCCGACCGAAAAAATGTCCAAACACTGGATGGACGGCAGAGTTCCCCGCCCGCCGGTTGACGACATCATCAAATCCGCGATCGGCATCGAAACCGAAGGATACACTCATCAGGCGGTATTCTCCTACCCAATAGACGGCGGCATTGAATCCCTGGTCACCGCAATTGCTGCTCCAATCAAAAACAATATCATCACCAACTTTGAAGCAACAACCGTCAAAAAGACTGCGAACGGCTGGGAGATTAGCAACGGCAAACAGACCATCACTGCAGACCGGTTCATCTCCACTGTTCCTTTACAGATTCTTCTTCCGATGCTTGAAGGCGTTCCGGACAATGTCCGCACAGCCTGTGATGCTCTCCGCTACAACTCCATCGCCTGCATCAGCGTAGGATTCAAAGGAACTGCCCCAGACATCTCATGGATGTACGTCCCCGAAGATGAATGGGGAATGTTCAACCGCCTCTCCTTCCCTTCCAACTTCTCGCATCACGTGGCTCCTGAAGGCTGTGCCGCAGTTTTGGCAGAGATCACCTACAACGAAGGTGACGACATTTCAAAGATGACGGATGCAGAGCTCGTCTCCCACACGGTTGACGGTCTCGTTCGAATGGGCATCGTTCCAAACAAAGCCGATGTCGTTCACGCCGCAGTTGATCACTTCAAGTTCGCCTACGTTGTCTACGACCTCGACTATCTGCAAAATATCAAAATCGTTCGAAATTATCTGGAAGGAACTGCCGGAGTTGATCTCGTCGGCAGGTTCTCCCAGTTTGAATATCTGAATATGGACGGCTGCATCCGCAGCGTCCTGGACTTCGTGAAACGGCAATGA
- a CDS encoding hydrogenase, which yields MIGTLTTGFGVWNPLVWLCVIAVALLFSWIIWRCGESDYDEDTEQTASYLSGNAEPAKGAVHVRAGNMYWGFTAALKSYYDKLIPLHSGIVNDYVSWFLIGVVVLFVAVILL from the coding sequence ATGATTGGAACTCTTACAACAGGATTTGGTGTATGGAACCCGCTTGTATGGTTATGCGTCATTGCAGTCGCTCTCCTCTTCTCCTGGATAATCTGGAGATGCGGCGAGTCAGACTATGACGAGGACACCGAACAGACTGCGTCTTATCTCTCCGGTAATGCCGAGCCTGCAAAAGGTGCCGTCCACGTTCGTGCCGGCAACATGTACTGGGGATTTACCGCAGCTCTCAAGTCCTACTATGACAAACTCATCCCACTTCACTCAGGAATTGTGAACGATTACGTCTCATGGTTCCTGATAGGTGTGGTTGTTCTCTTCGTGGCGGTGATTCTGTTATGA
- a CDS encoding complex I subunit 1 family protein: MNIILAAVGGTIVLAILAIVFGLILSGVDRRIVARMQARIGPPLLQPFTDVRKLFAKQNIVPANAIPWLFNAMPIIALASAIAILMYLPFGSFAPILGELGDVILVLYLLIIPSLALVIGGFASGSPYATVGAQREMVSMIAYELPLAAAVIAIAWRLMAAGVADPFSMLTLMQTSAWDVVGPLGIVALLLLLVMLAWVTPGELSKIPFDSPEAETELAGGILVEYSGKNLGLFTLSQAVKTVAMAAFGIILLLPWNLSPFLGLTGAAAGVVDLIFFVLKVIFVAVVSVTVVRTMMARFRITQVMGLYWLVLGGLGAVAIILMMADAYLLGVI; the protein is encoded by the coding sequence ATGAATATAATTCTTGCAGCGGTTGGCGGAACCATCGTTCTTGCGATCCTTGCAATTGTGTTTGGTCTGATCCTTTCAGGAGTTGACCGGAGAATTGTTGCCCGCATGCAGGCACGTATCGGCCCACCGCTTCTTCAGCCGTTTACCGATGTTCGCAAACTGTTTGCGAAGCAGAACATCGTTCCGGCGAATGCGATCCCCTGGCTGTTCAATGCCATGCCGATCATTGCCCTCGCATCAGCGATTGCGATTCTGATGTATCTGCCGTTCGGCAGCTTTGCCCCGATTCTCGGCGAGCTCGGCGATGTTATCCTCGTGCTCTATCTGCTGATCATCCCTTCACTTGCTCTGGTTATCGGCGGTTTTGCATCCGGTTCTCCGTATGCGACGGTTGGTGCCCAGCGTGAGATGGTTTCGATGATTGCGTATGAACTGCCGCTTGCAGCAGCAGTGATTGCGATTGCCTGGCGGCTGATGGCCGCAGGTGTTGCGGATCCGTTCTCGATGCTGACCCTGATGCAGACTTCGGCATGGGATGTTGTGGGACCTCTGGGCATTGTTGCCCTCCTGCTGCTTCTCGTGATGCTCGCCTGGGTTACGCCCGGAGAGCTGTCGAAGATTCCGTTCGACTCGCCCGAAGCTGAGACCGAGCTTGCCGGCGGTATTCTTGTTGAGTACTCTGGTAAGAACCTTGGTCTCTTCACGCTTTCTCAGGCAGTGAAGACTGTTGCGATGGCGGCGTTTGGCATTATTCTCCTGCTGCCCTGGAATCTTTCACCGTTCCTTGGTCTTACCGGAGCTGCGGCAGGCGTTGTGGATCTTATCTTCTTTGTTCTGAAAGTTATCTTCGTCGCGGTTGTTTCAGTCACAGTCGTCCGGACGATGATGGCACGTTTCAGAATTACGCAGGTGATGGGACTTTACTGGCTGGTGCTGGGCGGTCTTGGTGCTGTTGCGATTATTCTGATGATGGCTGATGCGTATCTGCTTGGGGTGATCTGA
- a CDS encoding sodium:proton antiporter gives MIANLPFIAVAVLIGIGFAMVLLKRNMIKMIMGLGILEAAVNLFLVSLGYREGGIAPIFTSAPEGVEMVMPTVQALTLTNIVIGVATTALMLSFVMLIYKKYGTVNADEMRRLKE, from the coding sequence ATGATCGCAAACCTTCCGTTCATCGCGGTCGCGGTTCTTATCGGCATCGGCTTTGCGATGGTTCTTCTCAAACGCAACATGATCAAAATGATCATGGGTCTTGGCATCCTTGAAGCAGCGGTCAACCTCTTCCTCGTCAGCCTCGGCTACCGTGAAGGAGGCATTGCCCCGATCTTCACCAGCGCTCCGGAGGGCGTTGAGATGGTCATGCCAACCGTTCAGGCGCTGACTCTCACAAACATCGTTATCGGCGTTGCGACAACTGCACTCATGCTTTCGTTCGTGATGCTGATCTACAAAAAGTACGGAACTGTGAATGCTGATGAGATGCGGAGGCTCAAAGAATGA
- a CDS encoding 4Fe-4S dicluster domain-containing protein, with amino-acid sequence MVKQSQTKDLVRSPRRGSLPMFKEILVQSVKKPVTNLFPAVRLPKSITGFLGDVANGKATITPPVAEPKAFRGKIVYDRAACNGCGLCLKVCPAHAIEQVVYPPVKISVTDAEGNVSEKTKTEKRIRIYVASCIFCGQCIDICSKDALSMSNEFLLATEDRFAESQIVE; translated from the coding sequence ATGGTAAAGCAGTCGCAAACCAAAGATTTGGTTCGTTCCCCGCGTCGCGGGTCACTTCCAATGTTCAAGGAGATCCTTGTGCAGTCCGTGAAAAAACCGGTGACGAATCTGTTCCCTGCCGTTCGCCTGCCGAAATCCATCACCGGATTCTTGGGAGATGTTGCAAACGGGAAAGCAACAATCACTCCACCGGTTGCAGAGCCGAAAGCATTCCGCGGAAAAATTGTCTATGATAGAGCAGCCTGCAATGGATGCGGATTATGTTTGAAGGTCTGTCCTGCTCACGCGATTGAGCAGGTAGTTTATCCGCCGGTGAAAATTTCGGTGACTGACGCTGAAGGCAATGTTTCCGAGAAGACGAAGACGGAAAAACGCATTCGGATTTATGTTGCCAGCTGTATCTTCTGCGGACAGTGCATTGATATCTGTTCGAAGGATGCGTTGTCCATGAGTAATGAGTTCCTGCTCGCAACTGAGGACCGGTTCGCCGAGAGTCAGATTGTGGAGTAA
- a CDS encoding NADH-quinone oxidoreductase subunit C, whose protein sequence is MTDKILSPEEVAAQLTAALGDAVLDTRIQRRAEGSKKIENINIWITIRRDAVHAAAEELMKIWYPHLSCIAGYDKGADSPDLRIQYIFSIYGGVVKGEYMVIFSLDLPKNDARLPTLTDILEGAAFTEHEKTEYLGITIDGLAPAPHKFFLPQNFPKDVYPLRKDDKKIPDSMIKDLWACGRPVNRPPAPLGGGDE, encoded by the coding sequence ATGACCGACAAAATTCTTTCGCCTGAAGAGGTTGCGGCACAACTTACCGCGGCCCTTGGCGACGCAGTTCTTGACACCCGCATTCAACGGCGGGCTGAAGGAAGCAAAAAAATTGAAAATATCAATATCTGGATAACGATCCGCCGGGACGCTGTTCACGCAGCAGCAGAAGAGCTGATGAAGATCTGGTATCCGCATCTCTCCTGCATTGCAGGATACGACAAAGGTGCAGACTCGCCTGATCTTCGGATACAGTACATCTTCTCAATCTACGGCGGAGTTGTGAAGGGAGAATACATGGTGATCTTCTCTTTAGATCTTCCAAAGAACGATGCCCGCCTGCCGACGCTTACGGACATTCTCGAAGGTGCGGCGTTCACCGAACATGAGAAGACCGAGTATCTGGGAATCACCATTGACGGCCTTGCACCGGCTCCGCATAAGTTCTTCCTTCCGCAGAACTTCCCGAAGGATGTGTATCCGCTCCGCAAAGACGACAAGAAAATTCCAGACTCCATGATAAAAGATCTCTGGGCATGCGGCCGTCCTGTAAACAGGCCGCCCGCACCACTTGGCGGAGGAGATGAGTAA
- a CDS encoding Na(+)/H(+) antiporter subunit B, translating into MVTGLIGRSAGRLLIPFIFIFGFYVVAHGHISPGGGFQGGAVIATGVALVLVCYYYRECMENFIEAKNFKLIESAGLILFICTALAGLVLASSFFFNWLNASGGLFGNPVEYGVNAGDLFTAGIIPVLNFAVGIEVFGGLSVVLLYMFAGLKESSAKEDESETVSFAQTEDES; encoded by the coding sequence ATGGTAACAGGTCTTATCGGAAGATCAGCAGGACGCCTGCTTATTCCGTTCATCTTCATCTTCGGCTTCTACGTCGTAGCTCACGGCCACATCTCTCCGGGCGGAGGATTCCAGGGAGGAGCAGTAATTGCAACAGGCGTTGCCCTTGTTCTTGTCTGTTACTACTACCGCGAGTGTATGGAAAATTTCATCGAGGCCAAAAACTTCAAACTCATTGAATCAGCAGGTCTCATCCTCTTCATCTGCACAGCCCTTGCCGGACTCGTGCTCGCATCTTCGTTCTTCTTCAACTGGCTGAACGCAAGCGGCGGACTTTTCGGCAACCCGGTTGAGTACGGTGTGAACGCAGGAGACCTCTTCACCGCAGGAATTATTCCGGTACTCAACTTTGCAGTTGGTATCGAAGTGTTCGGCGGTCTGTCGGTTGTTCTCCTCTACATGTTTGCAGGACTCAAAGAGTCGTCCGCGAAAGAGGATGAATCCGAAACCGTCAGTTTCGCTCAGACGGAGGATGAGTCATGA
- the mbhE gene encoding hydrogen gas-evolving membrane-bound hydrogenase subunit E: protein MARCSVPPKLTIFLIIAVTLILLLPAFGLSFGHPLTSNTDQYYIDHTQVDTGSNNAVTAIVFDFRGFDTLGEATVLFIAVLGVSMFFRRRH from the coding sequence ATGGCACGTTGTTCAGTACCTCCAAAGCTGACCATCTTCCTCATCATCGCAGTAACACTGATCCTGCTCCTGCCGGCGTTCGGCCTCTCATTCGGCCACCCGCTTACTTCGAACACGGATCAGTACTACATCGATCACACGCAGGTTGACACAGGTTCAAACAATGCGGTCACCGCAATCGTCTTCGACTTCCGTGGATTTGACACGCTTGGCGAAGCAACCGTTCTCTTCATCGCCGTCTTAGGCGTATCAATGTTCTTCAGGAGGAGACACTAA